The nucleotide sequence AATTCTGCGGAGCATTCCCTCGGCGCCCAGCCAGTGCTGCACCAGGAACGTGCCGTGGAAGCCGAGGAAGAGGGTCCAGAAGGTGATCTTTCCCAGCCGCTCGTCGAGCATCTTGCCGGTGAACTTGGGCCACCAGAAGTGGAATCCGGCGAACATCGCGAAGACCACGGTGCCGAAGATGACGTAGTGGAAGTGGGCCACCACGAAGTAGGTCTCCGAGACATGGAAGTCCACCGGCGGCGAGGCCAGGAGCACACCGGTCAGACCGCCGAAGACGAAGGTGATGAGGAATCCGATCGCCCAGAGCATCGGGGTCTCGAAGCTCAGCGACCCCTTCCACATCGTGCCGATCCAGTTGAAGAACTTGATACCGGTCGGCACCGCGATCAGGAACGTCATGAAGGAGAAGAACGGCAGCAGCACACCGCCGGTGACATACATATGGTGCGCCCAGACGGTGACCGAAAGGCCCGCGATGGAAACCGTCGCCGCGATGAGCGAGATATAGCCGAACATCGGCTTCCGGGAGAAGACCGGAATGACCTCGGAGATGATGCCGAAGAACGGCAGCGCGATGATATAGACCTCCGGATGACCGAAGAACCAGAAGAGATGCTGCCAGAGCAGCGCACCGCCATTGGCCGCGTCGAAGACATGCGCGCCGAATTGGCGGTCCGCCTCCAGGGCGAACAGCGCGGCGGCCAGCACCGGGAAGGCCAGCAGCACCAGCACACCGGTCAGCAGCACGTTCCAGGTGAAAATCGGCATGCGGAACATCGTCATGCCCGGAGCGCGCATGCAGATGATCGTGGTGATGAAGTTGACCGCACCGAGGATGGTGCCAAAGCCCGAAAGGGCCAGACCCATGATCCACATGTCCGCGCCCGCCCCCGGGGAGCGCACCGCGTCCGACAGCGGGGAGTAGGCGAACCAGCCGAAGTCGGCGGCGCCCTGCGGGGTCAGGAACCCGCCCACCGCGATCAGCGAGCCGAAGAGATACAGCCAGTACGCGAACATGTTCAGCCGCGGGAACGCCACATCGGGCGCACCGATCTGCAGCGGCATGATCCAGTTGGCGAAGCCCGCGAACAGCGGGGTGGCGAACATCAGCAGCATGATCGTGCCATGCATGGTGAACGCCTGGTTGAACTGCTCGTTCGACATGATCTGCGTGCCCGGACGGGCCAGCTCGGCGCGCATCAGCAGCGCCATCACCCCGCCGATGCAGAAGAAGGCGAACGAGGTGATCAGGTAGAGCGTCCCGATCGTCTTGTGATCGGTGGTGGTCAGCCATCTGACGGCCGTGGACCCTGGGCCGGGACGGCGCGACGGCGGGGCGGCCGGTCCCGCCGCGACAACGGTGTTGTTCCTCATGACCGCTAGGTGTCCGGCGCCCCTCGAACCGTCACTCCGAGAGCTGTTGCCTATTTCTCGCTCCGGGGTGTGATGATCCGAGGTGTGCCGGACACCTTCGGATCATGAGCACCGACGACGCCTTCGACGCCGCCTACCGTGAGCATTACTGGGCGGTCAGCCGTTTTGTGGCACGGCGGCTGGACGACCAGGCATGGGAGGTCGAGGAAGTCGTCGCCGAGGTCTTCGCGGTGGCCTGGCGGCGCCGGGCCGAACTGCCCGGGTCGCCACTGCCATGGCTGTACGGGGTGGCCCGGCACTGTCTGGCCAACACCGTGCGCGGCAAGGGCCGTTACCGCAGGCTGCTGGCCAAGCTGGGCCACCACGAGGTGACGCGCGGTGGGCGCACCGTGGCGAGCCCGGACGCGGAACGGCCGGGCTCCTGGGTGCTGGAGGCGCTGTCCCGGCTCGCCGAGGCCGACCAGGAGGTGCTGCGGCTGACGGCGTGGGAGGAGCTGACCGTCGAGGAGCTCGCCATCGTGCTGGGGTGCGGCCGGTCCGCCGCGGCGATGCGGCTGCACCGGGCACGGCGGCGGCTGCGGGAGCAGATAGAGACCCCGCGCCGGGACGACCGGGTCTCGCTGGGGTGCACGAGCGGCAAGGGCGACATGGCCGGCTGGGCTGACAGGGCCGACAAGGCCCACAAGGATGGACACGCATGACCGACGAACTGGATCTGCTCCGCGAGGCCAACCCCGTGTCCGCCGACACCGGCCCCTGGCGGGACCGGCCGCTGGACGCGCGCGCCGAGCTGCTGCTGCGGCGGCTGCCGTCCCGGGACCGGGGGCGCCGTACCGTCCGGCGCGCGGTCTGGAGCCTGGAGGCCGTGGCGGCCGCGACGATCCTCGCCCTCGCGCTGACCGTCTCGGGCACCGGCTCCCCCTCCGCCGTGGCCGCGTCCAGGCCGCTGCCGCTGGTGGCGCATGCCTCCCGGGCGGACGTATCGCTGACCGAGATCGTCCGGCGGGCGCGGGCCGCGGCCGAGAGCTCCGCCGAGAAGAGCAGGAGGGGCAGCCATCTGCGGACCTGGTCGCTGAGCATGGAGTCGGGGAAGGACGCGGTGACTCTTCCGCAGGAGTCCCTGACCCGCTGGAAGCCCGACGGCAGCGGTTCGCTCCTGGAAGTGGCCGTCGATCCGCGCCACCCGGACCGCCCGGTGATCGCCGACGGTACGCCGCCACGTGCGGTCCACGACGGCAAGGTGCTGCGCGAGGCGAAGTATCCGGCCGGTATCAACGGGGCCAACGAGAGCTACTTCGAGGATCCTCCGGCCGGGGCCTCGGCACTGCGCGCCTATCTCGCCGTCTGGTCCCCGGGCGCGGACGACGACCCGGCGGAGCTGATCTCGGCCATCGAGGCGTTTCTCGAGGTGTGGACTCCCGGTCCGCGCCAGCGGGCGGACATCGTGGCCCTGCTGTCCCGGATCGAGGGGCTGCGCCCGGCGGGCAAGGTCACCGACCGGCTCGGCCGGGTGGGGCAGGCGTTCCGGTTCACCCCCGCTTCCTCCGGGATGAGGTACCTGATCGTCCTCGATCCGGACGACGGCAACGTACTGGACGTCGAGGAGACCATCACCCGGGACGATCCGGAGTACAAGCTGAAGGCGGGCGACGTGATGTCGTACAAGGCGTGGGTGTCCTGATCGATCGGGCGCGAGGGCGCCGAGCGGGCCACGGGTCGCCCCGGGCGGGCGTCAGCCGCCGTCCCGCTGGCAGTGGGGGCACCACAGGCTGGTCCGCCCCGCGATCCGGCCGCGCCGCAGCGGATGGCCACAGCGGGGGCAGTGCGGGTCCGGGTCGTCGCGCTGTCCGGTGAGCCAGTCCGGGTCGTCCGGCACCCGCCCCGCCCGCACCGAGGCGCGCAGGACCTCGCGTATCGCGGTGTGGAGCCGTTCGTGCTCGTCGTCGGTCAGCGCGTTGGCCGGCCGCTGCGGATGGATCCGGGCCCGCCACAGGATCTCGTCGCCGAGCAGGTTGCCGAGCCCGGCGATCACGGTCTGGTCGGTCAGCGTGGCCTTGACGCGTCCGCGCCGCCCCGCCAGCAGCCGGTCGAGATCGGCCCGGCTCAGGGAGAGCGCGTCCGGGCCCTGATCGCCGAGGATCCGGTCGACGTCGGCGTCGGTGGCGGCGAGCCAGATGCCCTGGAGTTTGCGCTGGTCCTCGTAGCCGAGGCGGTGGCCGTCGTCGAGGTCGAAGGCGACGCGCTCGAACCGGCCGCCCGGTTCGGAGTCCGCCCCGCAGACCAGCCGCCCGGTCATGCCGAAGTGCACCACGACCGTGGGCCCGTCGGTGGGGGCGATCAGCCACTTGCCGTGGCGGCGCGGCGCGGCGAAGCGGCGGCCCTTGAGATCGCGCTTCAGCCGCTGCGCGGTCACCCCGTGCAGCACGCCCGCGTCGGCGACCTCCGCCCGCTCGACGCGGTGGCCCTGGGCGCAGGAGGCCAGCGTTCGCCGGAACCCCTCGACATCCGGTAGCTCGGGCATAGCGTCAGGCTACGCCCGGGGCCTCCGTCGCGCGTTACGGAGAACCACCCCCTTAGCGGCTTTCATCGGATAAGGTCCAAGTTATGCGATTCATACGCTTCGCCCCGGGGGCGAGCGGTCGCAGCCATACGCTGTTCGCGGTCACACGGTGTCTGCCGTTCCTGGTCCTGGCGACGGTGCTCAGCATTGAGCTCTCCCCCGCGCACACCCTCTACACCGGCCCCCTGCTCTCCCCGGCGCCGGCGCTGGCGGCGGTGACCATGGGGCCGTTCGGCACCGGCGGGGTGGCGCTGCTGGCCACCACGGTGAGCGCGATCACCGCCACCCACAACAACGTCTGGGGCAGCGAGATGGTGTACGCGAATCTGCTGGCCCTGCTGGTGGTGGCGCTCGCGAGCGTGGCGACCAGCGCGGTGCGGGTGCGCCGGGACCGCGAGCTGGCCCAAATCCGCCGGATCGCCGAGGTGTCCCAGAACGTGGTGCTGCGGCCGCTGCCCGCCCGGATCGGTGTCGTGAACACCGCCAGCGTCTATTTGGCGGCCGAGCGCGACGCGCAGATCGGCGGGGACCTCTACGAGGCGATGTGCACCCGCTACGGAGTGCGGCTGATCGTCGGCGATGTGCGGGGAAAGGGGCTGGCCGCGGTGCGGTCCGCCGCGGCCGTGGTGGGCGCCTTCCGGGAGGCGGTGCACTACGAGCAGGACCTGGCCGAGGTGATGCACCGCTGTGCGGCCGCGCTGGCGCGCGAGTACGAGCTGCTGGACCGCTCCCAGCTCCAGGACCCGCAGGAGCTGGAGGAGCAGTTCGTCACCGTGCTCCTCGCCCAGGTGTCGGACGAGTCGCTGGTCGAGCTGATCAACCGCGGGCATCCGCCGCCCCTGGTGATGCGCGAGCACAAGGTGCGCGCCCTGGCCCCGGCGCGCCCGCTGCCGCCGCTCGGCCTCGAGGAGTTCCTCAGCCCTCCCCCGATCTGCGTCGAGACCTTTCCGTTCCTGCCCGGTGACCGGCTGCTGCTGCACACCGACGGCGTGGCCGAGGCCCGCAACCACTACAACGAGTTCTTTCCGCTGCACCGGACCATGGAGACGCTGGACGGCGCCACCCCGGGCGAGTACCTGGACCGGCTGCGCCACGCCCTGGTCCGGCATGCCGAGGGACGGCTGGCGGACGACGCGGCCATGGTCCTCATCGAGCGGGCCACCGGCGGCGCGCGGCGGCCGTTCCGCTGAGCGGACATCCACCGTGCCATCGGCCCGCGTTGGCCAACCCGGCATGGGTTGACGCCGTCGCGGAGCGCGACGACACTGTCAGGGACGGTCACGATTGTCAGTGCCCACCGTGCGGAATCCCCGCTCAGGTGGGTCATCGGCCCCGGCTCGCTGACAGGCAACCCTTCTCCCGCGACGGGGTGCCCCCGGGTGACGACCAGGTTCCGTCGGTGTGGACGGGACAAGCGCGGTCTCGCTGCCTCGCGAGCCCCCGATGATGGGATCGGTGAGATGCCCAGGACCGACAGCGACGAGGACTGCGCCCGTCGGCGTCCCCGGCCGTGGTCCCCGCTCCGCCGTCGCCACCTCCTGACCAGGCGTCTGCACATCGATCTGCTGCGCATCTGCAGCGCCGCCAGTCCAGCCGGCTGAATCGACGCGGTCACCGAGCGCGGCCCAGCGCGCCGGGCTCGGGTGTGTCCCGGCACCGCCCCGGCGAACGCCCCGCGCGGGCTTCCCTTCCGTTGCGCCATCGGCGCCGCCCAGACCGGCGGGCCGGGGCTCCGTCCTTGCCTTGGAGAGCCATGTCCGAGACGTTTCCGGTCAGTTCAGGTCCTGCCGCTCTTCTCGACCCCGACCCCTGCTCGCCCCGCCCCCGGATCGCCCCGCCCACTCCGCCGCACCGCTTCCGCAGCCGCATCGGCGTCGACCTCGCCGGTGGCTTCTATCCGGTGCCGCATCGCTATCGGCTCTATCTCTCCGCGAGCTGTCCGCTCTCGCTGCGCGTCTCCATCACCCTCGATCTGCTCGGGCTGCGGGACACCGTCGCCACCACCCTCGTCGGGCTCCCGGACGACACCCCCGAAGCGTTCGCCGCACTGCGCGGGGCCTACGAGGCCACCTGGCACCGCTACGGCGGACCGGTGGACGCGCCCGCGCTGTGCGACGGCTGGACCGGACGCGTCGTCAGCAACCACACGCCCGACATCCTGCGCGACCTCGCCGGCCACCTGAGCGACCACGGCGGACCGGGACGTCCCCGGTTGCGCCCGGCGCCCCGCGCCGCGGACATCGACGCCCTCCGTGAACTCCTCGACGAGGACATCACCCACGCGGCGCGGCAGGCCGGGACGGCGCGCGAGGCGGAGTGCCGGGACGCCGCGCTGGAGCGGCTGCTGACCGCCCTCGGCCGACTCGACCGCAGGCTCGCGACCGCGCCGTACGCACTGGGGGACGAGCTGACCGCCGCCGATGTGGACCTGTGGGTGGCCCTCGTCCAGCTCGACACCGAGCACCGGCTCCGCCTGGACGCCGACGCCGCCCAGCGGGTCTCCCGCCATGGGCGGCTGCGCGCCTATGTGCGGCGGCTGCACGCCCATCCGGCCTTTCACACCACGATTCCGGAGGCCCTCCAGGACGACGTGTCCTGAGCTCGCGCCCAGGACCAGGCGCCCTGCCCGGCGGCTCCGCTCAGGGCAGGGCGGGCCGGGCGTCGCCGAACTCGTCCATCGCCCCGGCCACGATGGCCTCCAGCCGGGCGTGGTGGGCGCCACGCCAGTAGACCCGCTCGCAGACCGTGCAGCGGGCGAAGACCTCGTACGTGCGCCGGGTGCCGTGCTGGAGCAGCTCCCGGACCGACTCCTTGTCGGCGTCCTCCAGCGGGCCGTTGCAGGCGGTGCAGCGGGTCCAGGGCGCGAGGCTCGGAGTGAACCGGCCGAGGACGTCCCGCAGTTGCTCATCGGGGCGGTCGCTGTAGACATACGCCCCGGCCCACAGCTCACGGCGGCGCAACAGCCCCCGGTCGCGGGAGAGCAGCACCCGGCGCTGGGCGGCGGAGCGCGCGGCGAGCTCGGGGTCGCCGATGTCCTCGCTCTCGTACGCGGCGTCCACGCCCAGCAGCCGCAGCCGGCGCGCGAGCGTGCCCAGGTGCACATCGAGCAGAAAGCGCAGCGGGGCGCCCGGCACCCGCTGCGGACGGACGACCGGATGGACCTCCACGGTCTCCCCCGCGCTCGGCACATGCGAGACGGCGGTCTCCTCGCCGTTCACCACCAGCCGGCCGACCTCGGTGAGCGGGACCCCGAGCGACTCGACGACATGGCCGAGGGTGGAGGCGCCGTCGGTGACCACGGCCGTC is from Streptomyces hygroscopicus and encodes:
- a CDS encoding cytochrome C oxidase subunit I, with product MRNNTVVAAGPAAPPSRRPGPGSTAVRWLTTTDHKTIGTLYLITSFAFFCIGGVMALLMRAELARPGTQIMSNEQFNQAFTMHGTIMLLMFATPLFAGFANWIMPLQIGAPDVAFPRLNMFAYWLYLFGSLIAVGGFLTPQGAADFGWFAYSPLSDAVRSPGAGADMWIMGLALSGFGTILGAVNFITTIICMRAPGMTMFRMPIFTWNVLLTGVLVLLAFPVLAAALFALEADRQFGAHVFDAANGGALLWQHLFWFFGHPEVYIIALPFFGIISEVIPVFSRKPMFGYISLIAATVSIAGLSVTVWAHHMYVTGGVLLPFFSFMTFLIAVPTGIKFFNWIGTMWKGSLSFETPMLWAIGFLITFVFGGLTGVLLASPPVDFHVSETYFVVAHFHYVIFGTVVFAMFAGFHFWWPKFTGKMLDERLGKITFWTLFLGFHGTFLVQHWLGAEGMLRRIPDYLAADGFTTLNTISTISSFVLGLSFLPFLYNVWKTAKYGEKVVTDDPWGYGRSLEWATSCPPPRHNFVSLPKIRSESPAFDLHHPDVGQKESVA
- a CDS encoding RNA polymerase, sigma-24 subunit, ECF subfamily translates to MSTDDAFDAAYREHYWAVSRFVARRLDDQAWEVEEVVAEVFAVAWRRRAELPGSPLPWLYGVARHCLANTVRGKGRYRRLLAKLGHHEVTRGGRTVASPDAERPGSWVLEALSRLAEADQEVLRLTAWEELTVEELAIVLGCGRSAAAMRLHRARRRLREQIETPRRDDRVSLGCTSGKGDMAGWADRADKAHKDGHA
- a CDS encoding pyruvate dehydrogenase; this encodes MTDELDLLREANPVSADTGPWRDRPLDARAELLLRRLPSRDRGRRTVRRAVWSLEAVAAATILALALTVSGTGSPSAVAASRPLPLVAHASRADVSLTEIVRRARAAAESSAEKSRRGSHLRTWSLSMESGKDAVTLPQESLTRWKPDGSGSLLEVAVDPRHPDRPVIADGTPPRAVHDGKVLREAKYPAGINGANESYFEDPPAGASALRAYLAVWSPGADDDPAELISAIEAFLEVWTPGPRQRADIVALLSRIEGLRPAGKVTDRLGRVGQAFRFTPASSGMRYLIVLDPDDGNVLDVEETITRDDPEYKLKAGDVMSYKAWVS
- a CDS encoding formamidopyrimidine-DNA glycosylase — its product is MPELPDVEGFRRTLASCAQGHRVERAEVADAGVLHGVTAQRLKRDLKGRRFAAPRRHGKWLIAPTDGPTVVVHFGMTGRLVCGADSEPGGRFERVAFDLDDGHRLGYEDQRKLQGIWLAATDADVDRILGDQGPDALSLSRADLDRLLAGRRGRVKATLTDQTVIAGLGNLLGDEILWRARIHPQRPANALTDDEHERLHTAIREVLRASVRAGRVPDDPDWLTGQRDDPDPHCPRCGHPLRRGRIAGRTSLWCPHCQRDGG
- a CDS encoding serine/threonine phosphatase; the protein is MRFIRFAPGASGRSHTLFAVTRCLPFLVLATVLSIELSPAHTLYTGPLLSPAPALAAVTMGPFGTGGVALLATTVSAITATHNNVWGSEMVYANLLALLVVALASVATSAVRVRRDRELAQIRRIAEVSQNVVLRPLPARIGVVNTASVYLAAERDAQIGGDLYEAMCTRYGVRLIVGDVRGKGLAAVRSAAAVVGAFREAVHYEQDLAEVMHRCAAALAREYELLDRSQLQDPQELEEQFVTVLLAQVSDESLVELINRGHPPPLVMREHKVRALAPARPLPPLGLEEFLSPPPICVETFPFLPGDRLLLHTDGVAEARNHYNEFFPLHRTMETLDGATPGEYLDRLRHALVRHAEGRLADDAAMVLIERATGGARRPFR
- a CDS encoding glutathione S-transferase domain-containing protein translates to MSETFPVSSGPAALLDPDPCSPRPRIAPPTPPHRFRSRIGVDLAGGFYPVPHRYRLYLSASCPLSLRVSITLDLLGLRDTVATTLVGLPDDTPEAFAALRGAYEATWHRYGGPVDAPALCDGWTGRVVSNHTPDILRDLAGHLSDHGGPGRPRLRPAPRAADIDALRELLDEDITHAARQAGTAREAECRDAALERLLTALGRLDRRLATAPYALGDELTAADVDLWVALVQLDTEHRLRLDADAAQRVSRHGRLRAYVRRLHAHPAFHTTIPEALQDDVS